The following are encoded together in the Streptomyces flavofungini genome:
- the tatC gene encoding twin-arginine translocase subunit TatC codes for MPLADHLRELRNRLAKGMLAITIVAIVAAFYSEQLMEFLADPVPRCKEGMPTTGGECATVAYTDLLSPFTTTVKVSLMAGIIGASPIWLYQLWAFVAPGLHKNERKYTYAFVSAAVPLFLGGAWLAYVIMPVSIRVLLGITPEGSENILPMDKILDFSVRMVLVFGASFELPLLLVMLNMTGMVTGRRMLGWWRGVVMGVFVFGAVATPTTDPVGMLALAGPIVVLYFLAVGFSVLNDKRRRRADPDADLDDDEASDLDLTPEPINGNEPVRAAKALPEQTGGSGSESRGSRYNGYDDVT; via the coding sequence ATGCCCCTCGCGGACCATCTGCGCGAGCTCCGCAACCGGCTCGCGAAGGGGATGCTGGCGATCACGATCGTCGCGATCGTCGCCGCGTTCTACAGCGAGCAACTCATGGAGTTCCTCGCCGACCCCGTGCCCCGCTGCAAGGAGGGCATGCCGACGACCGGCGGTGAGTGCGCCACCGTCGCGTACACGGACCTCCTCTCTCCCTTCACCACGACGGTGAAGGTGTCCCTCATGGCGGGCATCATCGGAGCCAGCCCGATCTGGCTCTACCAGCTCTGGGCCTTCGTCGCGCCCGGACTGCACAAGAACGAGCGCAAGTACACCTACGCCTTCGTGTCCGCCGCCGTGCCGCTGTTCCTCGGCGGCGCCTGGCTCGCGTACGTGATCATGCCCGTCAGCATCCGGGTGCTCCTCGGCATCACGCCCGAGGGCTCCGAGAACATCCTGCCGATGGACAAGATCCTCGACTTCAGCGTCCGGATGGTCCTGGTCTTCGGCGCTTCCTTCGAACTGCCGTTGCTGCTCGTCATGCTCAACATGACCGGCATGGTCACCGGGCGCCGCATGCTCGGCTGGTGGCGCGGCGTCGTCATGGGCGTCTTCGTCTTCGGCGCGGTGGCGACCCCGACGACCGACCCCGTCGGCATGCTCGCGCTCGCCGGGCCCATCGTCGTCCTGTACTTCCTCGCCGTCGGCTTCTCCGTCCTCAACGACAAACGCCGCCGACGCGCCGACCCGGACGCCGACCTCGACGACGACGAGGCCTCCGACCTCGACCTCACCCCCGAACCGATCAACGGGAACGAGCCCGTCCGCGCCGCCAAGGCGCTGCCGGAACAGACCGGCGGCAGCGGCTCCGAGAGCCGCGGGTCCCGGTACAACGGCTACGACGACGTCACCTGA
- a CDS encoding helix-turn-helix transcriptional regulator: MAANAIDQTRRMLSLVTYLRERPGARVADVARAFGITPDELISDLDVLPLCGTSFRGGDLLDIDTDGDRIWWRNPGALGADTAEPLRLAADEATALLVAARAVATLPGLRESDRLALLRATAKLEEAAGEAAGASSRLSVTFESEGGVFADVDRAISERRRLWIRYYSPARDQLSEREIDPIRLVSVGHTYVEAWCRRSEARRTFRLDRVAEIKILDEPSAPPEVELRDLSAGLVQPAAEDPEVVVEVGPGGRWVAEYYPHDSAEELPDGGLRITLRTPDPASLRRLALRLGRDGRIVSPQDLTDSARRAAQEALAAYEEVAGERN, encoded by the coding sequence ATGGCCGCGAACGCCATCGACCAGACCAGGCGGATGCTGTCCCTGGTGACCTATCTGCGCGAGCGCCCCGGCGCCCGCGTCGCCGACGTCGCCCGCGCCTTCGGCATCACCCCCGACGAGCTGATCTCCGACCTGGACGTGCTGCCGCTGTGCGGCACCAGCTTCCGCGGCGGCGACCTGCTCGACATCGACACCGACGGGGACCGCATCTGGTGGCGCAACCCCGGCGCCCTCGGCGCGGACACGGCCGAGCCGCTGCGACTCGCCGCCGACGAGGCCACGGCGCTGCTCGTGGCCGCGCGCGCGGTCGCCACGCTGCCCGGCCTGCGCGAGAGCGACCGGCTCGCGCTGCTGCGCGCCACGGCGAAGCTGGAGGAGGCCGCGGGGGAGGCGGCCGGGGCCAGCTCCCGGCTCTCGGTCACCTTCGAGTCCGAGGGCGGCGTCTTCGCCGACGTGGACCGCGCCATCTCCGAGCGCCGCAGACTCTGGATCCGCTACTACTCCCCGGCCCGCGACCAGCTCAGCGAGCGCGAGATCGACCCGATCCGGCTCGTCAGCGTCGGCCACACCTACGTGGAGGCGTGGTGCCGCCGCTCCGAGGCGCGCCGCACCTTCCGGCTCGACCGGGTCGCCGAGATCAAGATCCTGGACGAGCCGTCCGCGCCGCCCGAGGTCGAGCTGCGGGACCTCTCCGCGGGCCTGGTGCAGCCCGCCGCCGAGGACCCCGAGGTCGTGGTCGAGGTCGGCCCCGGCGGCCGCTGGGTCGCCGAGTACTACCCGCACGACAGCGCGGAGGAGCTGCCCGACGGCGGTCTGCGCATCACCCTGCGCACCCCCGACCCGGCCTCGCTGCGCCGGCTCGCCCTGCGCCTGGGCCGGGACGGCCGTATCGTCTCGCCGCAGGACCTGACGGACAGCGCCCGCCGCGCGGCCCAGGAGGCGCTGGCGGCGTACGAAGAGGTGGCCGGAGAACGGAACTGA
- the tatA gene encoding Sec-independent protein translocase subunit TatA: MGRLGPTEIILILVILVLLFGAKKLPDMARSLGKSARILKSEAKAMKSDGKQDEKAPADPPAPADQSAPQQQPRTIQAAPGDVTSSRPVAEPTDRTTQR; the protein is encoded by the coding sequence ATGGGTAGGCTCGGCCCCACCGAGATCATCCTGATCCTCGTCATCCTGGTCCTGCTCTTCGGTGCGAAGAAGCTCCCGGACATGGCCCGGTCCCTCGGCAAGTCGGCGCGCATCCTCAAGAGCGAGGCCAAGGCCATGAAGTCGGACGGCAAGCAGGACGAGAAGGCCCCGGCCGACCCGCCCGCGCCCGCCGACCAGAGCGCCCCGCAGCAGCAGCCCCGCACCATCCAGGCGGCCCCGGGCGACGTGACCAGCTCCCGTCCGGTCGCCGAGCCGACCGACCGCACGACGCAGCGCTGA